A window from Hemibagrus wyckioides isolate EC202008001 linkage group LG19, SWU_Hwy_1.0, whole genome shotgun sequence encodes these proteins:
- the LOC131370026 gene encoding polyadenylate-binding protein 1A-like, producing MAALFVRNLHPGVAEWMIAERFSPAGHVESVHICRDRKTGASLGYAYVNFRHRHQAERALEMFNFEPLLDRPMHVMWSDREPAAKRTIQSAAAAIERRNGMMLNDREVTIKAEDRPSSQHHASNLFIKNLNSTIDDECLRMVFGQFGRVTSAKVITENGRSKGFGFVSFTSSQEAAMAKNAMNGRIWGGKQILVGEALRKQERQARLEHQKAQELFGLELTKPTTALRKPVLPPNLKSTIAVETAPTEDPVQAIPATNTAPTEDPVQAVPATNTAPTEDPVQAVQAINMAPTEDPVQAVQAINMAPTEDPVQAVPALNTAPTEDPVPAVPATNTAPTEDPVPAVPATNTAPTEDPVPAVPATNTAPTEDPVQAVPATNTAPTEDPVQAVPALKTAPTEDPVQAVSALNTAPIKGLGQAIPARRMAPNLTLVTLINKNCKKGKITFKK from the exons ATGGCTGCATTATTTGTCCGGAATCTTCACCCTGGAGTGGCAGAGTGGATGATTGCTGAAAGGTTCAGCCCTGCAGGACATGTTGAATCTGTCCATatttgcagggacaggaagaccGGCGCCTCGCTCGGCTATGCCTACGTCAACTTCCGGCATCGACACCAAG CTGAGCGAGCGCTGGAAATGTTCAACTTTGAACCTCTTCTGGACAGACCCATGCACGTCATGTGGTCTGACAGGGAGCCAGCGGCTAAGAGGACCATACAGTCAGCGGCGGCAGCCATCGAGCGGCGCAATGGGATGATGCTGAACGACCGCGAAGT CACCATCAAGGCTGAGGATCGCCCCAGCTCCCAACACCATGCCAGCAACCTCTTCATCAAGAACCTCAACAGCACTATTGATGATGAGTGTCTGCGCATGGTGTTCGGACAATTCGGGAGGGTCACCAGTGCCAAG GTGATAACTGAGAACGGGCGATCCAAAGGCTTCGGCTTCGTGAGTTTCACATCATCCCAGGAAGCAGCGATGGCCAAGAACGCCATGAACGGCAGGATCTGGGGCGGGAAGCAGATCCTTGTGGGAGAGGCTCTCAGAAAACAGGAACGCCAGGCTCGCCTTGAACATCAGAAGGCTCAGGAACTGTTTGGGCTTGAGCTCACCAAGCCCACCACAGCACTGAGGAAACCTGTGCTGCCTCCCAACCTGAAGAGCACCATAGCTGTTGAGACAGCTCCCACTGAGGACCCTGTCCAAGCCATCCCAGCCACAAATACAGCTCCCACTGAGGACCCTGTCCAAGCCGTCCCAGCCACAAATACAGCTCCCACTGAGGACCCTGTGCAAGCCGTCCAGGCGATAAATATGGCTCCCACTGAGGACCCTGTGCAAGCCGTCCAGGCGATAAATATGGCTCCCACTGAGGACCCCGTCCAAGCCGTCCCAGCCTTGAATACGGCACCCACTGAGGACCCTGTGCCAGCCGTCCCAGCCACAAATACGGCTCCCACTGAGGACCCTGTGCCAGCCGTCCCAGCCACAAATACGGCTCCCACTGAGGACCCTGTGCCAGCCGTCCCAGCCACAAATACGGCTCCCACTGAGGACCCTGTGCAAGCCGTCCCAGCCACAAATACGGCTCCCACTGAGGACCCTGTGCAAGCCGTCCCAGCCTTGAAAACGGCACCCACTGAGGACCCTGTGCAAGCCGTCTCAGCCTTAAATACGGCTCCCATTAAGGGCCTTGGCCAAGCCATACCAGCCAGAAGAATGGCTCCAAACCTCACTTTGGTCACTTTGATCAACAAAAACTGCAAAAAGGGtaaaattacttttaaaaaataa